From Fibrobacterota bacterium, the proteins below share one genomic window:
- a CDS encoding heparinase II/III family protein — MKSPFATAACVLFFSAVPRAANIPFFPIDTTGSEYKRFVTYIDHALAGNPDYGFSPYDAMIRYSMGGDAKYADFAIARIDSTVASEEALIAAKKAPDVTGDSYLYVGEQIASLALAYDWASARLTASQKTRWKAFADQTIYNVWNPTLASWGGASLPWSGWSINDPGNNYHYSFLRATMYWAVASQNQQWLDFVRLQKAPPLTAYFAQLPGGGSLEGTGYGTSHKGLFEIYGFWKSATGADLSAQSTHCANTIDYWIHATVPTLQRFAPIGDQARVSDAPLYDYQRALVERAVLLNPGTPQAGRGMWWLNNISIRQMSGTFNLRDNIFKLPDAPQKPTALAYHSPGVGDLFARASWDTAATWLHVKAGLFNQSHAHQDQGSVEIYNKTWLAVTENMNSHSGIEQGTEVHNVLLFLANGGADTVRQEQSDSAARLDFRDDGAILTASADLSNMYRKAKQVQAWRRSVVFDRPANLVTVRDTFSAQTGVTAAWQLNTPVQPLIQGDSIVAGALAITPLDADAQVRIVEWSKARSDAGWKDEFPSGWKITLTRPSTATTFAVRLRVNAASTWKPASIRERMARPSGDMPLWLERRAGNFVALTLHLTAVRGQIISLQLYDGRGRKAGPMLRRSVPAGSQTIRWDLPGLPAQFLYAVIDANGARTRSRITIR, encoded by the coding sequence ATGAAATCCCCCTTCGCCACCGCTGCCTGCGTCTTGTTCTTTTCCGCGGTTCCGCGCGCCGCCAACATCCCCTTTTTCCCCATCGATACGACTGGTTCCGAATACAAACGTTTCGTCACCTACATCGATCATGCCTTGGCCGGGAACCCCGACTACGGCTTCAGCCCCTACGATGCGATGATCCGCTATAGCATGGGCGGGGATGCGAAATACGCCGACTTCGCGATAGCCCGAATCGATTCCACCGTCGCCTCCGAGGAGGCCCTGATCGCCGCCAAGAAGGCCCCCGATGTCACCGGGGATTCGTATCTCTACGTGGGCGAGCAGATCGCTTCCCTGGCGCTCGCCTACGATTGGGCATCCGCCCGCCTTACGGCGTCCCAGAAAACGCGCTGGAAGGCGTTCGCCGATCAGACCATTTACAATGTCTGGAATCCCACCCTGGCCAGCTGGGGAGGCGCTTCCCTGCCTTGGTCGGGTTGGAGCATCAACGATCCCGGGAACAACTACCACTACAGTTTCCTGCGGGCCACCATGTACTGGGCCGTCGCGAGCCAGAACCAGCAATGGCTGGATTTCGTGCGCCTGCAAAAGGCGCCTCCGCTCACCGCGTACTTCGCGCAGTTGCCCGGAGGAGGCAGCCTGGAAGGCACCGGCTACGGCACTTCGCATAAGGGCCTGTTCGAAATCTACGGATTCTGGAAGAGCGCGACCGGGGCCGATCTCTCCGCCCAATCCACCCATTGCGCCAACACCATCGACTATTGGATACACGCCACGGTTCCCACCCTCCAGCGATTCGCCCCCATCGGCGATCAAGCGCGCGTCTCCGATGCGCCGTTATACGATTACCAGCGCGCGTTGGTGGAGCGCGCGGTGCTTCTCAATCCGGGCACGCCCCAGGCGGGTCGCGGGATGTGGTGGCTGAACAATATTTCCATCCGGCAGATGAGCGGGACCTTCAATCTCCGCGACAACATCTTCAAGCTTCCGGACGCCCCGCAAAAGCCTACGGCGCTCGCATACCATTCGCCGGGGGTGGGGGATCTTTTCGCCCGCGCCTCGTGGGATACGGCCGCCACCTGGCTGCACGTGAAAGCCGGCCTCTTCAACCAGTCGCACGCCCATCAGGATCAGGGTTCGGTCGAGATCTACAACAAGACTTGGCTGGCGGTGACCGAAAACATGAATTCCCATAGCGGCATCGAGCAGGGCACGGAAGTCCATAACGTCCTCCTCTTCCTGGCGAACGGCGGAGCCGATACCGTACGGCAGGAGCAGAGCGACAGCGCGGCGAGGTTGGATTTCCGGGACGACGGCGCGATACTGACCGCCTCCGCCGATCTTTCCAATATGTACCGCAAGGCCAAGCAGGTGCAAGCCTGGCGCCGTTCCGTAGTGTTCGATCGCCCGGCGAACCTCGTCACCGTGCGCGACACCTTCTCCGCGCAAACGGGCGTAACCGCGGCCTGGCAACTGAATACGCCGGTTCAACCTCTCATTCAAGGCGATTCCATCGTCGCCGGCGCCCTGGCGATAACTCCCCTCGACGCGGACGCCCAAGTACGCATCGTGGAATGGAGCAAGGCCCGGAGCGACGCGGGATGGAAGGATGAATTTCCCTCCGGTTGGAAAATCACTTTGACTCGGCCCTCCACGGCTACGACCTTCGCCGTCCGGCTCCGGGTCAATGCGGCCTCCACCTGGAAACCGGCTTCGATCCGCGAGAGGATGGCAAGGCCGAGCGGCGATATGCCGTTATGGCTGGAACGCCGCGCAGGCAATTTTGTTGCGCTGACGTTGCATCTTACTGCGGTACGCGGCCAGATCATTTCCTTGCAACTTTACGACGGCCGCGGCAGGAAGGCCGGGCCGATGCTGCGCCGTTCCGTTCCGGCAGGATCACAAACGATTCGCTGGGACCTTCCCGGGCTGCCCGCGCAATTCCTTTACGCGGTTATCGACGCGAATGGAGCGCGAACCAGAAGCCGGATAACGATTCGATAG